In one window of Desulfuromonas sp. DNA:
- a CDS encoding LbtU family siderophore porin, whose translation MQRLNVLFAVLAFSLVSLPAFASSQDPKGDSLEGRMQALESTQAEIYHTLAEKKAAGLASRITERITLSGLIEVEATAEGIDFADGGSDAASDLVLATAQLGFGLELTESLSGDMIFLFEEDATDLEVDEAAVNLELGPWSGRIGRQYLPFGVYNSHFVSDPLTLELGETRETALLAGYGRDLFTVSAFVFNGDAEKAGAEDHIRDWGVSLAVTPLEGIALGASYLSDLADTDADLLGGADYGERTGAWSAYLVAAWRQLEFSGEYLGATGAFAAADLDADGNGAGDEPAAWNLEIAWYPSGTLEVAARYEGSDQFAGQPETQYGLCTSWGAWENVSLSLEFLHGEFEAAFAEAGEEERELVTAQLAFEF comes from the coding sequence ATGCAGCGTCTGAATGTTCTTTTTGCCGTTCTCGCATTTTCTCTCGTCTCCCTGCCGGCTTTCGCATCCTCCCAGGACCCGAAAGGGGACTCCCTCGAAGGTCGGATGCAGGCCCTGGAGTCGACCCAGGCCGAGATCTACCACACCCTGGCCGAGAAGAAGGCCGCCGGGCTGGCGAGCAGGATCACCGAGCGCATCACCCTTTCGGGTCTCATCGAGGTGGAGGCTACGGCCGAGGGGATCGATTTCGCCGACGGCGGCTCCGACGCCGCCAGCGACCTGGTCCTGGCCACCGCCCAGCTCGGCTTCGGCCTGGAACTGACCGAATCCCTCAGCGGCGACATGATCTTCCTCTTCGAGGAGGACGCCACCGACCTCGAGGTGGACGAGGCGGCGGTCAACCTGGAGCTGGGGCCCTGGTCCGGGCGGATCGGGCGCCAGTACCTCCCCTTCGGAGTCTATAACAGCCACTTCGTCAGCGATCCCCTGACCCTGGAGCTCGGAGAGACCCGCGAGACGGCCCTCCTCGCCGGCTACGGCAGGGACCTTTTCACCGTTTCCGCCTTTGTCTTCAACGGGGACGCGGAGAAGGCCGGCGCCGAGGATCACATCCGCGACTGGGGCGTCAGCCTTGCCGTCACCCCGCTGGAGGGGATCGCACTGGGCGCCAGCTACCTGTCCGACCTGGCCGACACCGACGCCGACCTGCTCGGCGGCGCCGACTACGGGGAGCGGACCGGCGCCTGGAGCGCCTACCTGGTCGCCGCCTGGCGGCAGCTGGAGTTCTCCGGCGAGTACCTGGGGGCGACCGGGGCCTTTGCCGCCGCCGACCTCGATGCCGACGGGAACGGCGCCGGCGACGAACCGGCCGCCTGGAACCTGGAGATCGCCTGGTACCCCTCCGGGACCCTCGAGGTGGCGGCCCGCTACGAGGGGAGCGACCAGTTCGCCGGGCAGCCGGAGACGCAGTACGGCCTGTGCACCTCCTGGGGCGCGTGGGAGAACGTCTCCCTCTCCCTGGAGTTCCTGCACGGGGAGTTCGAGGCCGCCTTCGCCGAGGCAGGGGAGGAGGAGCGTGAACTGGTGACCGCGCAGCTGGCCTTCGAGTTTTGA
- a CDS encoding PLP-dependent aminotransferase family protein — protein sequence MFTLNNEDSSPLYRQLFEQIRDQILSGNLSAHFKLPSIRDLANELAVSRNTVEGAYQELCAEGYLYSRSRSGYFVSDIEQGVTTSAQGKKTELDLHPKLAENYRYDFHPARLDPESFPAALWRKCILESLRASAEDHSQYSEPQGEWGLRCNIQLYLERSRGVLCRPEQIVVSSGLQQNLEIVAQLIRGSHDSVAVENPGYHLPRDVFRNLGFKITPVDVGPEGLDTNKLLATDCSVVYITPSHQMPLGHVMPVANRLKLLSWSEKGGGLIIEDDYDSELRYVGRPISSLQGLSPQGHVIYQGTFSKVLSPALRLSYMVLPPVLADAYRKKFRNYLSPVPLLIQRAMIAFMERGHWEQHLRRARIFYKKKHDLMLHAIERRFGDRAKAIGQGAGLHIVLELIDSISGEAEFVERAREHGCRLLPFSDFYADGRKEHDKLLIGFGGVPMDEIPQGVELLSRLLE from the coding sequence ATGTTTACACTGAACAACGAGGACAGCAGCCCGCTTTACCGTCAGCTCTTCGAGCAGATTCGCGACCAAATCCTTTCGGGGAATCTGTCGGCCCATTTCAAGCTGCCTTCGATTCGCGACCTGGCGAACGAGCTTGCCGTCAGCCGCAATACGGTCGAGGGCGCCTACCAGGAGTTGTGCGCGGAGGGGTATCTCTACAGCCGGTCGCGCAGCGGCTATTTCGTTTCGGACATCGAACAGGGCGTCACGACATCGGCCCAGGGCAAAAAAACCGAACTGGACCTGCACCCGAAGCTAGCGGAAAACTACCGGTATGACTTCCACCCGGCAAGGCTCGACCCGGAATCGTTCCCGGCGGCTCTGTGGCGCAAATGCATCCTGGAGAGTCTTCGGGCAAGTGCCGAGGACCATTCTCAGTACAGCGAGCCTCAGGGTGAATGGGGATTGCGCTGCAACATCCAGTTGTACCTGGAGCGCTCCCGCGGAGTGCTCTGCCGGCCGGAGCAAATCGTGGTCAGTTCAGGCTTGCAGCAAAACCTGGAAATCGTCGCCCAACTCATTAGGGGAAGTCATGACTCGGTCGCCGTCGAGAACCCAGGCTACCATCTGCCCCGGGACGTTTTCCGCAACCTCGGATTCAAGATCACGCCGGTAGACGTCGGCCCGGAGGGGCTGGATACGAATAAACTGCTGGCAACCGACTGCAGTGTCGTCTACATCACCCCGTCACACCAGATGCCCCTCGGCCACGTGATGCCCGTGGCCAATCGCCTGAAGCTCCTTTCCTGGTCGGAAAAGGGGGGCGGGCTGATCATCGAAGACGACTACGACAGCGAACTTCGCTATGTCGGCAGGCCCATATCGTCGCTGCAGGGGCTGAGTCCGCAAGGGCATGTCATTTATCAGGGGACGTTCTCCAAGGTTCTCTCGCCGGCATTGCGTTTGAGCTACATGGTCCTTCCCCCCGTGCTGGCCGATGCCTATAGGAAAAAGTTCAGGAACTACCTTTCTCCCGTTCCTCTTCTGATCCAGCGGGCCATGATCGCCTTCATGGAGCGGGGCCACTGGGAGCAGCACCTGCGACGTGCGCGGATATTCTATAAGAAGAAACACGACCTGATGCTCCACGCCATCGAGCGTCGTTTCGGGGACAGGGCAAAAGCCATCGGCCAGGGTGCGGGCCTTCATATCGTTCTGGAACTGATCGATAGCATTTCAGGGGAAGCGGAGTTTGTTGAAAGGGCAAGGGAGCATGGTTGCAGATTGCTGCCCTTTTCGGATTTTTATGCCGACGGCAGAAAGGAACATGACAAGTTGCTGATCGGCTTCGGGGGCGTTCCCATGGACGAGATTCCGCAGGGGGTCGAATTGCTTTCCAGGTTGCTTGAGTGA
- a CDS encoding NAD-dependent epimerase/dehydratase family protein, which yields YGIAKWSAERLLANIAETHGMEWVVAVPHNIIGARQRYDDPYRNVAAIFINLMLQGRQPYIYGDGNQRRCFSFVSDVVDPLLRMATDDRCVQEVINIGPDDEFVTINELAATIARLLDFDLKPNRIDGRPQEVYFANCCADKARRLLAYQPKVKLEEGLAVMINWIKSRGPRPFLHNVELEIDGPLAPKTWSKKIL from the coding sequence TACGGCATCGCCAAATGGAGTGCGGAACGGCTGCTTGCCAATATTGCCGAAACCCACGGTATGGAGTGGGTGGTGGCGGTTCCTCACAATATCATCGGGGCTCGGCAGCGGTACGACGATCCTTATCGCAACGTGGCCGCTATTTTCATCAACCTGATGTTGCAAGGACGTCAACCCTATATATACGGGGACGGCAATCAGAGACGCTGCTTCAGTTTTGTCTCCGATGTGGTGGATCCGCTTCTGCGTATGGCCACAGACGACCGCTGTGTCCAGGAGGTTATCAATATCGGTCCCGACGATGAGTTTGTTACCATTAACGAGCTTGCAGCCACTATCGCCCGGCTACTCGATTTTGATCTGAAGCCGAACCGGATCGATGGACGCCCCCAGGAGGTTTACTTTGCTAACTGCTGCGCCGACAAAGCCCGGCGACTACTTGCTTACCAGCCGAAGGTGAAACTCGAAGAGGGATTGGCCGTTATGATCAACTGGATAAAATCTCGCGGACCCCGCCCTTTTTTACACAATGTGGAGTTGGAGATAGACGGGCCGCTCGCGCCGAAGACGTGGTCGAAGAAGATCCTGTGA
- a CDS encoding efflux RND transporter periplasmic adaptor subunit, translating into MKKPVSLFGVIALLAGAVFFWAGAETVPTALAIGGDPHAGHDHGREEPDAHAQEDIDDLFGDEDEHEGHGHAAENAGHEGHGHGALDGMCVEHGVMEAECGLCQGSHLSSLEPGQGMLVRLSSSEVAAKAGISTTVPQQLSLASGVALPARAEFNRNRFSRMTPLAPGTVRRVLVQPGTVVHKGDVLVEIATPEIATLKAQLLAARARAAQADAVLDREKDLLERGITSRQEYQQALAESRVAQSELDRFRMQLLNFGLSAGDLQQLLQGRGNGALVAVRAPFTGVVSELAAAVGENVSPGDHILTVVDPDILWVELSVPESRIYQVRDEAPVEARFTGLPGQVFRGRIFQVGAAVDERSRTLTALAEVKNPGHHLKAGMFGEVRLLGGDETEVLAVPADALQSIDGLSYLFLQLESDLFEVRRVETGAQEGGLVPIRSGLSAGERLVSAQGFALKSEILKARLGASCADH; encoded by the coding sequence ATGAAAAAGCCCGTCAGTTTATTTGGAGTTATAGCGCTTCTCGCCGGGGCCGTGTTCTTTTGGGCCGGGGCGGAGACCGTTCCGACCGCCCTGGCCATAGGGGGCGATCCCCACGCCGGCCACGACCATGGCCGCGAAGAGCCGGATGCCCACGCCCAGGAGGATATTGACGACCTGTTCGGCGACGAGGATGAGCACGAAGGGCACGGCCATGCCGCGGAAAATGCCGGGCATGAAGGGCACGGCCATGGGGCCCTGGACGGGATGTGCGTCGAACATGGGGTCATGGAGGCGGAGTGCGGCCTCTGTCAGGGCAGCCACCTCTCCTCCCTGGAACCGGGGCAGGGGATGCTGGTCCGCCTCTCTTCGTCCGAGGTCGCAGCCAAGGCCGGAATCTCCACCACCGTGCCGCAGCAGTTGTCCCTGGCATCCGGCGTGGCCCTGCCGGCCCGGGCGGAGTTCAACCGCAACCGTTTCTCCCGCATGACCCCGCTGGCGCCGGGCACGGTGCGCCGCGTCCTGGTGCAGCCTGGAACCGTTGTGCACAAGGGGGACGTTCTGGTCGAGATCGCCACGCCGGAGATCGCTACGCTGAAGGCCCAGTTGCTGGCGGCTCGGGCCCGAGCCGCCCAGGCCGATGCGGTCCTCGATCGGGAGAAGGACCTCCTGGAGCGCGGCATTACCTCCCGCCAGGAATATCAGCAGGCGCTGGCCGAGTCCCGGGTGGCGCAGAGCGAGCTTGATCGTTTCCGCATGCAGTTGTTGAATTTCGGCTTGTCGGCGGGCGACCTGCAGCAACTTCTCCAGGGCAGAGGCAACGGCGCGCTGGTCGCCGTTCGCGCTCCCTTCACCGGGGTCGTTTCCGAGTTGGCCGCCGCCGTCGGCGAGAACGTTTCTCCCGGCGACCACATCCTGACCGTGGTCGATCCGGACATCCTCTGGGTGGAGCTCTCCGTTCCCGAGAGCCGGATCTACCAGGTGAGGGACGAAGCCCCGGTCGAGGCCCGCTTCACCGGTCTGCCCGGCCAGGTCTTCCGGGGGCGGATTTTTCAGGTCGGCGCCGCCGTGGATGAGCGAAGCCGCACCCTCACGGCCCTGGCCGAGGTGAAAAATCCCGGTCACCACCTCAAGGCGGGGATGTTCGGCGAGGTTCGCCTCCTTGGCGGAGACGAGACCGAGGTCCTGGCGGTCCCTGCCGATGCTCTGCAGAGCATCGACGGATTGTCTTACCTCTTTCTCCAGCTGGAGTCCGACCTGTTCGAGGTGCGCCGGGTGGAAACCGGCGCCCAGGAGGGGGGCCTCGTCCCGATCCGATCCGGGCTCTCTGCCGGCGAGCGGCTGGTGTCGGCCCAGGGGTTCGCGCTGAAGTCCGAAATATTGAAGGCGCGGCTGGGCGCCTCCTGCGCCGACCACTAG
- a CDS encoding metalloregulator ArsR/SmtB family transcription factor, giving the protein MSTDICLVDFVDEKRVGTAREGMSPESTLRDLSDIFKVLGDFTRVRILQALSLAELCVCDLSALLESTSSAVSHQLRLLRAAKLVRYRKEGKMVYYSLNDENIRSLLAEGLRHVEEGPVPR; this is encoded by the coding sequence ATGTCAACAGATATTTGCCTGGTCGATTTCGTCGATGAGAAACGGGTTGGAACCGCCAGGGAAGGGATGTCCCCGGAGAGCACATTGAGGGATCTGTCCGATATCTTCAAGGTCCTGGGCGACTTTACGCGGGTCCGCATTCTTCAGGCCCTCTCCCTGGCGGAGTTATGCGTCTGCGACCTGTCGGCCTTGCTGGAAAGCACCTCTTCGGCCGTTTCTCACCAGTTGCGCCTCTTGCGTGCCGCCAAGCTGGTCAGGTACCGCAAAGAGGGAAAGATGGTCTACTATTCACTGAACGATGAAAACATCCGCTCCCTTCTCGCCGAGGGGTTGCGGCATGTTGAAGAAGGACCCGTCCCCCGATGA
- a CDS encoding radical SAM protein, producing MGVDTGLLLGALHYAGDIFNPQRVSLYGRTASILEKSVDELKELKDAGLSLIYWGLESGSDEVLRYVCKDCTRNDMIEASKMFVEAEIETSAMLMPGVGGLRLSEEHVAGTLELLNNIYLNYLTLLSINPCESSMYARNMNAETDNRSLTPEEVNAQVYKLLEGLRPTGLRIGMFTDEVDQVSSNTTRFNYQFTASNKELLLRDFWNQLPGACF from the coding sequence TTGGGGGTCGACACCGGCCTGCTGCTAGGCGCATTGCACTATGCCGGAGACATCTTCAACCCGCAGAGGGTTTCTCTTTACGGCCGGACCGCCTCGATACTGGAGAAGTCTGTCGACGAACTGAAAGAGCTCAAGGATGCAGGCCTATCCTTGATCTACTGGGGGCTGGAGAGCGGTTCAGATGAAGTATTGCGTTATGTATGTAAGGACTGCACTCGCAATGACATGATTGAGGCTTCAAAGATGTTTGTCGAGGCTGAAATCGAGACCTCCGCCATGTTAATGCCAGGGGTTGGCGGCCTGAGGCTATCAGAAGAGCACGTTGCTGGCACCCTTGAACTGCTAAACAACATTTACCTGAATTACCTGACCCTTCTCTCCATCAATCCTTGTGAGAGTTCGATGTATGCCAGAAACATGAACGCCGAAACAGACAACAGGTCTTTGACCCCTGAGGAGGTGAACGCCCAGGTCTACAAGCTATTAGAAGGTTTGCGCCCCACAGGGCTGCGAATAGGCATGTTTACTGATGAAGTTGATCAGGTGAGCAGCAACACCACGAGATTTAACTACCAGTTCACAGCGTCGAACAAGGAGCTTTTGTTAAGAGATTTCTGGAATCAGTTGCCAGGAGCTTGCTTTTAG
- a CDS encoding YqhA family protein, translating into MIKNVLARSRYLILIAVAGAFLAATALLIYGGIEVIILIKQTVSYGEVSQKGAKALALAFIEMVDLFLLGTVFYIVALGLYELFIDDTLTLPHWLEIHDLDGLKNKLVGVVIVVLAVTFLGQVVTWDGVRDLFGFGAGIAMVIAALTWFLGSKGKKGGGAGQAGG; encoded by the coding sequence ATGATCAAGAATGTCCTCGCCCGAAGCCGCTACCTCATCCTCATTGCCGTCGCCGGCGCCTTTCTCGCGGCTACCGCCCTGCTAATCTACGGCGGCATCGAAGTCATCATCCTGATCAAGCAGACGGTCTCCTACGGCGAAGTCTCGCAGAAGGGGGCGAAGGCTCTGGCGCTGGCCTTCATCGAGATGGTCGACCTCTTTTTGCTCGGCACTGTCTTCTACATTGTCGCCCTCGGCCTTTATGAGCTCTTCATTGACGACACCCTGACCCTGCCGCACTGGCTGGAGATCCACGACCTGGACGGGCTGAAGAACAAGCTTGTCGGGGTGGTGATCGTCGTGCTGGCGGTCACCTTTCTCGGCCAGGTGGTAACCTGGGACGGCGTGCGCGACCTCTTCGGCTTTGGTGCCGGCATCGCCATGGTCATCGCGGCGCTAACCTGGTTTCTAGGCAGCAAGGGGAAGAAAGGGGGAGGGGCCGGCCAAGCCGGCGGCTGA
- a CDS encoding TolC family protein: MPFKALVAFGAVVGFGFSILLVPAWGAEIVPSVRTAVQEDSAAASAPLTLDESYTRTLTGSPVLAAFSKEIQAGKAEALQAGLRPNPELSVEVENVAGSGDYSGFDSAETTVRLSQLVELGGKRRLRRQAGDLERTVADRDFEAARAAALAETAGRFAALLAAQERLALAGQQLRLAEQVLRTGEERIEAGKAPAVERLRLQALVAEARLAQDQARQQRATARQALAAAWGGETADFDRAAGEFEHLPALPDWLEVSGWIAQTPAVAGQAARIEQSRQKVKLEDALGIPDLTVSLGAKDIRETNDRALVAEFSVPLQFFDRNQGARSAARARHAKAGEEHRAALLQARTDLVEAWGRMTAARGTARVLREEILPVEQQSFEAISYGYRAGKFGLLEILGVQRTLFEARGRYIDALEACHQAVAEIEGLLGRKISNSAAIAGIDTERGES; the protein is encoded by the coding sequence ATGCCCTTTAAGGCCTTGGTTGCTTTCGGTGCCGTCGTCGGCTTCGGATTTTCGATCCTGCTGGTTCCCGCTTGGGGGGCTGAGATTGTCCCCTCGGTGCGGACCGCGGTTCAGGAAGATAGCGCCGCCGCTTCAGCACCGCTGACGCTCGACGAGTCATACACGAGGACACTGACCGGCAGCCCGGTACTGGCGGCCTTTTCCAAAGAGATCCAGGCCGGAAAGGCCGAAGCTCTTCAGGCCGGACTGCGCCCCAACCCGGAGCTTTCCGTCGAAGTGGAGAATGTGGCCGGGAGCGGCGACTACTCCGGCTTCGACAGCGCCGAAACCACCGTCCGGCTCAGCCAGCTCGTCGAGCTGGGGGGGAAGCGCCGCCTGCGCCGCCAGGCCGGCGATCTGGAACGAACCGTCGCCGACAGGGACTTCGAGGCTGCCCGGGCCGCTGCGCTGGCCGAGACGGCCGGTCGCTTCGCCGCACTGCTGGCTGCCCAGGAGCGGCTCGCCCTGGCCGGGCAGCAACTTCGACTGGCCGAACAGGTGCTGCGCACCGGGGAAGAGCGGATCGAAGCGGGCAAGGCGCCGGCCGTGGAAAGGCTGCGGCTGCAGGCGCTCGTCGCCGAAGCCCGTCTCGCGCAGGATCAGGCCCGCCAGCAGCGGGCCACGGCCCGCCAGGCCCTGGCCGCTGCCTGGGGGGGCGAAACGGCCGATTTCGATAGGGCGGCAGGAGAGTTTGAACACCTTCCGGCCCTCCCCGACTGGCTTGAGGTCAGCGGCTGGATCGCGCAGACTCCGGCGGTGGCCGGCCAGGCAGCCAGGATCGAACAGTCCCGGCAGAAGGTGAAGCTGGAAGACGCCCTGGGCATCCCCGACCTGACCGTCAGCCTGGGAGCCAAAGACATCCGGGAGACGAACGATCGGGCCCTGGTGGCCGAGTTTTCGGTACCGCTGCAGTTTTTCGACCGCAACCAGGGGGCGCGCAGCGCGGCCCGCGCCCGTCATGCCAAGGCCGGTGAAGAGCACCGCGCGGCCCTGCTGCAGGCGCGGACCGATCTGGTCGAGGCCTGGGGGCGGATGACTGCCGCCAGGGGGACCGCCCGGGTGCTGCGGGAAGAGATCCTTCCCGTCGAGCAGCAATCCTTCGAGGCGATCAGCTACGGCTACCGGGCCGGGAAGTTCGGCCTGCTCGAGATCCTCGGCGTCCAGCGCACGCTGTTCGAGGCCAGGGGCCGATACATCGATGCCCTGGAGGCCTGCCATCAGGCGGTCGCCGAGATCGAGGGACTGCTGGGGCGAAAAATTTCGAACTCTGCCGCTATTGCCGGTATCGATACGGAACGAGGTGAATCATGA
- a CDS encoding MarR family transcriptional regulator: MAIKEKVLEIMREEGQPLNAGKIAELGSLDRKEVDKAMAQLKKESKIVSPKRCYWTPA; the protein is encoded by the coding sequence ATGGCCATCAAGGAAAAGGTTCTGGAGATCATGCGTGAAGAAGGGCAGCCCCTCAACGCTGGAAAGATCGCCGAACTCGGAAGCCTCGACCGCAAGGAGGTCGACAAGGCGATGGCGCAACTGAAAAAGGAGAGCAAAATCGTCTCCCCCAAGCGCTGCTACTGGACGCCGGCGTAA
- a CDS encoding potassium channel family protein, whose amino-acid sequence MKFFSSQLMSLLFPARARPNIRALISYSLLLVATVALFAVGFHLIMYHVEGQEHSWVTGVYWALTVMTTLGFGDITFHSDVGRLFSIVVLLTGVVLLLIVLPFVFIRFFYAPWMESRMRFHAPRAVPPGTRDHVILCGLDSLATALRARLQLHNIPHFVIEPDPVKAAQRQIDGVPVVTGRVEDRATYEALQVEHARMVVANCSDTINTNITLTIRDLSPHVPIAAVAEHERSIDLLELTGSNHVLPLKLQLGEHLANRVNAGHLHCHVVGRLGDLLIAEFPVHNTPLVGRPLRDVQLRESFGLNVVAVWERGRMVPVTPDTLLVDGSFPVVMGTEEQITELDTYLVIYNTNFNPVLVVGGGKVGCATTQTLRSRGVTVHMIEREESLRNALEGVADKLFIGNAADRELLMGAGLADAPSVLLTTNDDAMNIYLAVYYRRLNPKLRVISRITHERNIEAIHRAGADFVLSYPSLGAEAVMSLLQRRESVILGEGFDLFYVPTPAPLAGQSLASSHIRSRTGLNVLALRLPDGGVVPVTASTVLEPDCELVMLGSESQRQSFTEEFR is encoded by the coding sequence ATGAAGTTTTTTTCGAGCCAGTTGATGTCTCTCCTTTTCCCGGCACGCGCCCGCCCCAATATCCGGGCGCTGATAAGCTATTCGCTCCTTCTGGTGGCGACCGTGGCGCTCTTTGCCGTCGGCTTTCACCTGATCATGTACCACGTCGAGGGGCAGGAGCACTCCTGGGTCACGGGAGTTTACTGGGCCCTCACGGTCATGACGACTCTCGGCTTCGGCGACATCACCTTCCACAGTGATGTGGGTCGCCTGTTCAGTATCGTGGTTCTGCTGACGGGCGTCGTACTGCTGCTGATCGTGTTGCCATTCGTATTCATCCGCTTCTTCTACGCCCCCTGGATGGAATCCCGCATGCGGTTTCATGCGCCCAGGGCCGTCCCCCCCGGCACCCGAGACCATGTCATCCTGTGCGGCCTGGACAGTCTTGCCACGGCGTTGCGAGCACGGTTGCAACTTCACAACATCCCCCACTTCGTGATCGAACCGGACCCGGTCAAGGCTGCGCAACGACAAATCGACGGTGTTCCGGTGGTTACCGGACGCGTAGAGGATCGGGCAACCTACGAGGCGTTGCAGGTGGAGCACGCGCGGATGGTGGTCGCCAACTGCAGCGACACCATCAACACCAATATCACCCTGACGATCCGGGATCTTTCTCCGCACGTGCCCATCGCAGCGGTGGCGGAACACGAGCGGTCCATCGACCTGCTGGAACTGACCGGCAGCAATCACGTCCTGCCCCTCAAGCTCCAGCTGGGGGAGCACCTTGCCAATCGTGTCAACGCCGGACATCTCCACTGCCACGTGGTCGGACGACTGGGGGATCTTCTGATCGCGGAGTTTCCGGTGCACAACACCCCGCTGGTCGGCCGTCCCTTGAGGGATGTGCAATTGAGGGAGAGCTTCGGCTTGAATGTGGTGGCGGTGTGGGAACGGGGGCGCATGGTCCCGGTTACCCCTGATACCCTCCTGGTCGACGGAAGCTTTCCGGTGGTGATGGGAACGGAAGAACAGATCACCGAACTCGACACGTACCTGGTGATCTACAACACCAATTTCAACCCGGTGCTCGTGGTCGGTGGCGGCAAGGTCGGCTGCGCCACCACCCAGACCCTCCGGAGCCGTGGCGTGACCGTGCATATGATCGAGCGCGAGGAGTCTCTGCGGAATGCCCTTGAAGGGGTCGCCGACAAGCTGTTCATCGGCAACGCGGCTGACCGGGAGCTGCTCATGGGTGCGGGCTTGGCTGATGCCCCCAGTGTGCTGCTCACCACCAATGATGACGCCATGAATATCTACCTGGCGGTGTATTACCGCCGCCTGAATCCGAAACTCCGGGTGATCAGCCGCATCACTCACGAGCGTAACATAGAAGCGATCCACCGGGCCGGTGCCGACTTTGTGCTGAGCTACCCGTCCCTGGGAGCCGAGGCCGTTATGTCGCTGTTGCAGCGTCGAGAGTCCGTGATCCTGGGTGAGGGCTTCGACCTCTTTTATGTCCCCACGCCTGCGCCCCTGGCCGGGCAGTCCCTGGCCAGCAGCCATATCCGGTCGCGGACCGGCCTCAACGTGCTGGCGTTGCGCCTGCCCGATGGCGGAGTCGTCCCGGTGACAGCTTCGACGGTTCTTGAACCGGATTGCGAGTTGGTGATGTTGGGAAGCGAATCACAGCGCCAGAGTTTCACTGAAGAATTCAGATGA
- a CDS encoding pyridoxamine 5'-phosphate oxidase family protein yields the protein MVPEKLLEILKKDGVVAMATLGKDGPHMVNTWNSYIQISPEGRFLIPAGYMHKTEENIRHNPEVLITLGSSKVEGLHGAGAGFLIKGKAAFVTSGPDYDVMKKRFSWLRATLSVTIDSVTQTW from the coding sequence ATGGTCCCGGAAAAACTGCTCGAAATTCTCAAAAAAGATGGCGTCGTCGCCATGGCCACCCTCGGCAAAGACGGTCCGCACATGGTCAACACCTGGAACAGCTACATCCAGATCTCACCTGAAGGGCGGTTCCTGATTCCCGCAGGCTACATGCACAAGACGGAAGAAAACATCCGCCACAACCCCGAAGTGCTGATCACCCTGGGGAGCAGCAAGGTGGAAGGGCTCCACGGGGCGGGAGCCGGTTTTCTCATCAAGGGGAAAGCGGCTTTTGTCACCTCCGGCCCCGATTATGACGTCATGAAAAAACGATTCAGCTGGCTGCGGGCAACGCTCTCCGTCACCATCGATTCCGTCACCCAGACCTGGTGA